A region from the Streptomyces sp. 3214.6 genome encodes:
- a CDS encoding FadR/GntR family transcriptional regulator: MARTPANRQRLASAPSEGSLGAVPRRQTGRLSDTVVTYLVDRIVGGAYPPDSALPIEAVLCEEFGVSRTVVRESVKVLEEKGLIRAAPGRGTRVREPQEWNLLDPVVLEAQVRHDRTLTILDQLVSVRIALEAEMAADAAGRITDLELAQLEEQVTALREALDDPVRYAEEDAAFHEMIMRASGNLLGQAIIRSVHGKARLSRLYTGHSTRDGLTMSLGEHVAILELLRHRDADGAARAMREHIARAWASRRPTPQP; encoded by the coding sequence GTGGCCCGTACCCCGGCGAATCGTCAACGACTGGCGTCTGCACCCTCGGAGGGGTCGCTGGGAGCCGTTCCCCGACGGCAGACCGGCCGGCTCAGCGACACCGTGGTCACCTATCTCGTCGACCGGATCGTGGGCGGGGCCTATCCGCCGGACTCCGCGCTGCCCATCGAGGCGGTGCTGTGCGAGGAGTTCGGCGTCAGTCGGACCGTCGTGCGCGAGTCGGTGAAGGTACTCGAAGAAAAGGGGCTGATCAGGGCGGCGCCCGGGCGCGGTACACGGGTGCGCGAGCCACAGGAGTGGAATCTTCTGGACCCTGTCGTCCTGGAGGCTCAGGTCCGTCACGACCGGACGCTGACGATCCTCGACCAGCTGGTCAGTGTGCGGATCGCCCTGGAGGCCGAGATGGCCGCCGACGCGGCCGGCCGCATCACCGACCTCGAACTCGCCCAACTCGAGGAGCAGGTCACCGCGCTGCGGGAGGCACTGGACGACCCGGTGCGCTACGCCGAGGAAGACGCCGCCTTCCACGAGATGATCATGAGGGCTTCCGGGAATCTCCTGGGTCAGGCGATCATCCGCAGCGTTCACGGCAAGGCCCGCCTGTCACGCCTCTACACCGGTCACTCGACCCGCGACGGCTTGACCATGTCACTGGGCGAGCACGTGGCCATACTCGAACTGCTCCGCCATCGTGACGCCGACGGAGCCGCCCGCGCGATGCGCGAGCACATCGCCCGGGCATGGGCGAGCCGCCGACCGACCCCGCAGCCCTGA
- a CDS encoding FadR/GntR family transcriptional regulator, whose protein sequence is MKDTPVVAAEVNGADERRDYRPGYEVVAERILEFIAESRLLPGDRIPTEKDLALQLGTSRGVVRDAVKILSALGRVRVHKGRGLFVADEDGMLITSRWAGFFRPVDLDHVLMLFEFRGVQETVAAKLAATRATPAELRTIEVAMQQCRHGYVHGEVDVFNQADDDFHAAVAAASHNPFLGSAVREARQLQRQSSAIVHDTIGEGTAAAVEEHETIYRAIRDGRPDEAAAATAVHLDRTLEDYRREIQRRLFG, encoded by the coding sequence ATGAAGGACACGCCCGTCGTGGCGGCAGAGGTGAACGGCGCGGACGAGCGGCGCGACTACCGGCCCGGTTACGAGGTCGTGGCGGAGCGGATCCTCGAGTTCATCGCCGAGTCGCGCCTGCTTCCCGGCGACCGGATCCCCACGGAGAAGGACCTGGCCCTGCAGCTGGGCACCAGCCGGGGGGTTGTCCGAGATGCCGTGAAGATCCTCTCGGCCCTCGGCCGGGTCCGGGTGCACAAGGGGCGCGGACTGTTCGTCGCGGACGAGGACGGCATGCTGATCACCAGCCGCTGGGCCGGCTTCTTCCGGCCCGTGGACCTCGATCACGTGCTCATGCTGTTCGAGTTCCGCGGGGTTCAGGAAACGGTTGCCGCCAAGCTCGCGGCCACCCGGGCCACGCCCGCCGAACTGCGCACCATCGAGGTCGCCATGCAGCAGTGCCGGCACGGGTACGTCCACGGTGAGGTTGATGTCTTCAACCAGGCGGACGACGACTTCCACGCCGCCGTGGCCGCGGCTTCGCACAACCCGTTCCTCGGCAGCGCGGTGCGTGAGGCCCGCCAGCTGCAGCGCCAGTCCAGCGCGATCGTCCACGACACCATCGGCGAGGGCACCGCGGCCGCGGTCGAGGAGCACGAGACCATCTACCGCGCCATTCGCGACGGCCGACCCGACGAGGCCGCCGCGGCCACGGCCGTACACCTCGACCGGACGCTGGAAGACTACCGACGGGAGATCCAGCGCCGCCTGTTCGGCTGA
- a CDS encoding ABC transporter substrate-binding protein: MSVYKPSAAQETGTSRRRISLLAGCAATVLLTVAACGSGGGAGTTTKDGFAQAPQKDGALTVWVDATRMDAAKQYQASHPDVKMNIVSYDGDANGSNYLQTKVQLFNRTGKGWPDVVFSSQNNEVTWAVDAGFAAPLNKGLIPDATLGGFAKGANDVCTVDGTMYCLRNDLSQAVLWYNAPLMKKFGYTVPTTWEEYQRIGEKVAKEHPGYLVGDAGDSFTPEIYLWASKCGANHITGPKSASVNTASEACTKMAKLMDVLIKNKSMSISGVFSTDFAKNEADKVLLMPGPAWYGGAVFKDGLKTPAKQIAVAPMPQWQGETSPSTGNVGGGTWLLSQHSEHIKAATDFLKWVTTDNAYQGEKAPGFPAYAPAAENWLKAQAASGYFVGDLTPLKDASSQVWSDWGSGQFSQEAIWAATVKPGLTQGKSIESLLPAWQDSIVKYAKADGYKVSR; encoded by the coding sequence ATGTCCGTCTACAAGCCTTCGGCCGCCCAGGAGACAGGGACCAGCAGGAGACGTATCTCGCTGCTGGCCGGCTGTGCCGCCACCGTGCTGCTCACCGTGGCCGCCTGCGGCAGTGGTGGCGGCGCCGGTACGACCACCAAGGACGGCTTCGCCCAGGCGCCGCAGAAGGACGGGGCGTTGACCGTCTGGGTGGACGCGACCCGGATGGACGCCGCGAAGCAGTACCAGGCGTCGCACCCGGACGTGAAGATGAACATCGTCAGCTACGACGGCGACGCCAACGGCTCGAACTACCTCCAGACCAAGGTCCAGCTCTTCAACCGCACCGGCAAGGGGTGGCCCGACGTCGTCTTCAGCTCCCAGAACAACGAGGTGACCTGGGCGGTCGACGCCGGCTTCGCCGCCCCGCTGAACAAGGGCCTGATCCCGGACGCGACCCTCGGCGGGTTCGCGAAGGGTGCCAACGACGTCTGCACGGTCGACGGCACCATGTACTGCCTGCGCAACGACCTCTCCCAGGCCGTGCTCTGGTACAACGCCCCGCTGATGAAGAAGTTCGGCTACACGGTGCCGACGACCTGGGAGGAATACCAGCGGATCGGCGAGAAGGTCGCCAAGGAGCACCCCGGCTACCTCGTGGGCGACGCGGGCGACTCCTTCACCCCCGAGATCTACCTGTGGGCGAGCAAGTGCGGCGCCAACCACATCACCGGCCCCAAGTCCGCGTCGGTCAACACCGCCAGCGAGGCCTGCACCAAGATGGCCAAGCTCATGGACGTGCTGATCAAGAACAAGTCCATGTCCATCAGCGGCGTCTTCAGCACCGACTTCGCCAAGAACGAGGCCGACAAGGTCCTGCTCATGCCCGGCCCGGCGTGGTACGGCGGCGCGGTCTTCAAGGACGGCCTCAAGACCCCGGCGAAGCAGATCGCGGTGGCGCCCATGCCGCAGTGGCAGGGTGAGACCTCGCCGTCCACCGGCAACGTCGGCGGCGGCACCTGGCTGCTGTCCCAGCACTCCGAGCACATCAAGGCGGCCACCGACTTCCTGAAGTGGGTCACCACCGACAACGCCTACCAGGGCGAGAAGGCCCCCGGCTTCCCGGCGTACGCACCCGCCGCCGAGAACTGGCTGAAGGCACAGGCCGCCTCCGGCTACTTCGTCGGCGACCTCACGCCTCTCAAGGACGCCTCCTCGCAGGTGTGGTCGGACTGGGGGTCGGGCCAGTTCAGCCAGGAGGCGATCTGGGCCGCCACCGTCAAGCCCGGCCTGACGCAGGGCAAGAGCATCGAATCGCTGCTGCCCGCCTGGCAGGACTCGATCGTCAAGTACGCCAAGGCCGACGGATACAAGGTCTCCCGGTGA
- a CDS encoding carbohydrate ABC transporter permease: MTLTPSSAGSVRGRPRGTSRQSRAGVAFVAGYVLLLVAFGVLPTCYAIYFAFTNAGGAFTGISNFVTTAQDFRFVDSLSHVALYLVFWLVSLVVFVVVLALLLHKLSLGPVSQALRFLYYIPGALAGAASVLVWLFMLDPTVSPVSSLLETLGFHTFGEVIAPGNLALLFTIIAFWTGAGGWIVVMYGALNNIPKDVMEAARIDGANGWQTAWRVQIPMLRKWIVYMVILAFAGGAQLFVEPQLLSLASTGVAGRDYSLNQLTYDFAFQMNNINGAAAVSVELLVVSVSVAGVFVARSGFFDAD, encoded by the coding sequence GTGACGCTCACGCCCTCCTCGGCCGGCTCCGTCCGGGGGCGCCCTCGCGGCACCTCCCGGCAAAGCCGGGCCGGCGTGGCATTCGTCGCCGGTTACGTACTGCTGCTGGTCGCCTTCGGCGTCCTTCCCACCTGCTACGCGATCTACTTCGCGTTCACGAACGCCGGAGGCGCCTTCACCGGCATCTCCAACTTCGTCACCACGGCACAGGACTTCCGATTCGTCGACTCCCTGAGCCACGTGGCCCTTTACCTGGTCTTCTGGCTGGTCTCACTCGTGGTGTTCGTGGTGGTCCTGGCGCTGCTCCTGCACAAGCTGTCCTTGGGGCCGGTCAGTCAGGCACTGCGCTTCCTCTACTACATCCCCGGAGCCCTCGCCGGTGCCGCGAGCGTCCTGGTGTGGCTGTTCATGCTCGACCCGACGGTCAGCCCGGTCAGCTCCCTGCTGGAGACGCTGGGCTTCCACACCTTCGGCGAGGTCATCGCCCCCGGCAATCTGGCGCTGTTGTTCACGATCATCGCCTTCTGGACCGGCGCGGGGGGCTGGATCGTCGTCATGTACGGCGCGCTGAACAACATCCCCAAGGACGTCATGGAAGCCGCCCGCATCGACGGCGCCAACGGCTGGCAGACCGCCTGGCGGGTGCAGATCCCCATGCTCCGCAAGTGGATCGTCTACATGGTGATCCTGGCCTTCGCGGGCGGCGCTCAGCTCTTCGTGGAGCCGCAGCTGCTGTCCCTGGCCAGTACGGGCGTGGCCGGACGCGACTACTCGCTCAACCAGCTCACCTACGACTTCGCCTTCCAGATGAACAACATCAACGGCGCCGCCGCGGTCTCGGTGGAGCTCCTGGTCGTCAGCGTGTCGGTCGCCGGTGTCTTCGTCGCACGATCGGGGTTCTTCGATGCCGACTGA
- a CDS encoding carbohydrate ABC transporter permease — protein MSRTRHGEPRRRRRSPQHVASRLLAGSVLTVFVVFFVLPVLWLLLAATKTDQQLVHDNPLTFGSWHAFKANWHALTAFQDNAILLWLRNSAVYAAISLVITLCLAIPAGYALAMTEFRGRRTLLIATLVVMLMPNATLVVPLFLELNAVHLIGTMWSIILPYSFYPFGVYLTYIYFTTAVPKDLLAAARMDGCSEFGVFRHIALPLATPVIALVGFFSFVANWTNYFLPYVMLPDSDQMPIQVGVGSLLSNVPSFNPTVGTLAIQRPQLALATLVAITPVLVVFLFAQRFLVSGMLAGATKE, from the coding sequence ATGAGCCGAACCCGGCACGGGGAACCGCGGCGGCGCCGCCGGTCCCCGCAGCACGTGGCCTCCCGGCTGCTGGCGGGCTCCGTGCTCACCGTCTTCGTGGTGTTCTTCGTCCTGCCGGTGCTGTGGCTGCTGCTCGCGGCGACCAAGACCGACCAGCAACTCGTCCACGACAACCCCCTGACCTTCGGCTCCTGGCACGCCTTCAAGGCCAACTGGCACGCGCTCACCGCCTTCCAGGACAACGCCATCCTGCTGTGGCTGCGCAACTCCGCCGTCTACGCCGCGATCTCACTGGTCATCACGCTCTGCCTGGCCATTCCCGCGGGGTACGCGCTGGCGATGACCGAGTTCCGCGGCCGACGCACGCTGCTGATCGCGACCCTGGTCGTGATGCTGATGCCGAACGCCACCCTGGTGGTGCCGCTGTTCCTGGAGCTCAACGCGGTGCACCTGATCGGCACGATGTGGTCGATCATCCTGCCCTACTCGTTCTACCCGTTCGGCGTGTACCTCACCTACATCTACTTCACGACCGCCGTCCCCAAGGACCTCCTGGCCGCGGCACGCATGGACGGCTGCTCCGAGTTCGGCGTCTTCCGGCACATCGCGCTGCCGCTGGCCACACCCGTCATCGCGCTGGTCGGCTTCTTCAGCTTCGTCGCCAACTGGACCAACTACTTCCTGCCCTACGTCATGCTCCCCGACAGCGACCAGATGCCCATCCAGGTGGGCGTCGGCAGTCTTCTCAGCAACGTGCCGTCGTTCAACCCGACCGTCGGCACCCTCGCCATCCAACGCCCGCAACTGGCACTGGCCACGCTGGTCGCCATCACACCGGTACTCGTCGTGTTCCTGTTCGCCCAGCGCTTCCTGGTCAGCGGAATGCTCGCCGGCGCCACCAAGGAGTAA
- a CDS encoding L-rhamnose mutarotase, which yields MKRIAQTIRLRPEHREEYLRLHSAVWPGVEAALLRANIRNYSIYLHGDVLFAYMEYIGDDFEADMASIEADPETQRWWKHTDPCQEPFPDRGEGRQWTELPEIWHLSPPDPTWTTP from the coding sequence GTGAAGCGCATCGCCCAGACCATCAGGCTCCGTCCCGAGCACCGCGAGGAGTACCTGCGGCTCCACTCCGCCGTGTGGCCCGGCGTAGAAGCCGCCCTGCTCCGGGCGAACATCCGCAACTACAGCATCTACCTCCACGGTGACGTGCTCTTCGCGTACATGGAGTACATCGGCGACGACTTCGAGGCGGACATGGCGTCCATCGAGGCCGACCCCGAGACCCAGCGCTGGTGGAAGCACACCGATCCGTGCCAGGAGCCCTTCCCCGACCGGGGCGAGGGACGCCAGTGGACCGAGCTCCCCGAGATCTGGCATCTGAGCCCGCCTGACCCGACTTGGACCACCCCATGA
- a CDS encoding amidohydrolase family protein produces the protein MNAPVLVDAHHHLWDLDHRPQPWLDDPGVASIRRTFTPHDLRTTATHRIAGRRLHSTVVVQCIAEIAETEDLLALAERVPLIQAVVGWADLTSPAIGDVLDQLQAGPGGGYLRSLRHLVQGETDPDWLQRPDVERGLRAARDRGLRYDVLVRDHQLGQAIRLAERFPDLPQVLNHAGKPDIARGDIAEWERRMRQLAGHPQVVCKVSGLITEADHTRWTTADIRPVWEVLLSAFGPERLMFGSDWPVANLAGGWNRWAATVDELLTGWSESDVDALLAGTATAFYGLASVFTKGDATARRA, from the coding sequence ATGAACGCACCCGTGCTCGTGGACGCCCACCACCACCTGTGGGACCTCGACCACCGTCCGCAGCCCTGGCTGGACGACCCCGGCGTGGCGTCGATCCGCCGCACCTTCACCCCCCATGACCTGCGCACCACCGCCACCCACCGCATCGCGGGCCGACGGCTGCACAGCACAGTGGTCGTCCAGTGCATCGCGGAGATCGCCGAGACCGAGGACCTGCTCGCGCTCGCCGAGCGGGTACCCCTGATCCAGGCCGTGGTCGGCTGGGCCGACCTGACGTCACCGGCCATCGGTGACGTACTCGACCAGCTGCAAGCCGGGCCGGGCGGCGGATACCTGCGCTCCTTGCGGCACCTCGTCCAGGGCGAGACGGACCCCGACTGGCTCCAACGCCCCGACGTGGAACGCGGATTGCGGGCGGCCCGGGATCGCGGACTGCGCTACGACGTGCTCGTGCGCGACCACCAGCTCGGTCAGGCTATCCGGCTCGCGGAACGCTTCCCGGACCTGCCCCAGGTGCTCAACCACGCGGGCAAGCCGGACATCGCCCGTGGGGACATCGCCGAGTGGGAACGCCGGATGCGGCAGCTCGCCGGGCACCCGCAGGTGGTGTGCAAGGTCTCGGGGCTGATCACCGAGGCCGACCACACCCGCTGGACCACCGCCGACATCCGCCCGGTCTGGGAGGTGCTGCTCTCGGCCTTCGGCCCTGAGCGGCTGATGTTCGGCTCGGACTGGCCGGTCGCCAACCTGGCGGGTGGCTGGAACCGGTGGGCCGCCACCGTGGACGAACTGCTCACCGGCTGGAGCGAGAGCGATGTCGACGCGCTCCTCGCCGGCACCGCGACCGCGTTCTACGGCCTGGCTTCCGTTTTCACGAAGGGCGACGCGACCGCCCGGAGGGCCTGA
- a CDS encoding zinc-dependent alcohol dehydrogenase, producing the protein MTLAARYLCARTLDTAPAHSAPPGPGEVELAPAYVGICGTDLHIFHGDMDARVSAPAVLGHEMAGRVVRCGPDVTDWRPGDAVTVMPLRWDDTCPACLNGHQHICQHLDFIGIDSPGAMQQRWTVPATTLIRLPDSLPLDRAALVEPTAVAVHDVGRAQVREGERVVVVGGGPVGVLIALVAKAAGGDVRVVELSAHRRLLAEELGLPVWDPAAEDLAALVREWTGDAGADVAFEVSGAAGGVDTAVDVLGVRGRLCLVAIHSRPREVNLHRFFWRELTLVGARLYDRSDFEKAVKLVADGTIPADRLISKVVPLTQAPAAFEALEGGGDVMKILVDCTDDAQGAAV; encoded by the coding sequence ATGACACTAGCCGCCCGATACCTCTGCGCCCGCACCCTGGACACGGCCCCCGCCCACAGCGCGCCGCCGGGACCCGGTGAGGTGGAGCTGGCCCCGGCCTACGTCGGCATCTGCGGGACCGACCTGCACATCTTCCACGGCGACATGGACGCCCGGGTCAGCGCACCGGCCGTCCTGGGGCACGAGATGGCCGGGCGCGTGGTCCGCTGCGGGCCGGACGTAACGGACTGGCGGCCAGGCGACGCGGTCACCGTGATGCCGCTGCGCTGGGACGACACCTGCCCGGCCTGCCTCAACGGCCACCAGCACATCTGCCAGCACCTCGACTTCATCGGCATCGACTCCCCCGGCGCCATGCAGCAGCGCTGGACCGTCCCCGCCACCACGCTCATACGACTTCCCGACTCCCTGCCCCTGGACCGGGCCGCACTCGTCGAGCCCACCGCGGTCGCCGTGCACGACGTCGGCCGGGCCCAGGTGCGCGAGGGCGAGCGGGTCGTCGTGGTCGGCGGCGGTCCGGTCGGCGTCCTGATCGCGCTGGTCGCCAAGGCCGCCGGCGGGGACGTGCGGGTGGTGGAGCTGAGCGCCCACCGCAGGCTGCTCGCCGAGGAGTTGGGCCTGCCCGTGTGGGACCCGGCCGCCGAGGACCTGGCCGCACTCGTACGGGAGTGGACCGGCGACGCGGGAGCGGACGTCGCCTTCGAGGTGTCCGGGGCGGCAGGCGGCGTGGACACCGCGGTCGACGTGCTCGGCGTGCGCGGCCGACTGTGTCTGGTCGCGATCCACTCCCGCCCGCGCGAGGTGAACCTGCACCGCTTCTTCTGGCGCGAACTCACCCTCGTCGGCGCCCGGTTGTACGACCGCTCCGACTTCGAGAAGGCGGTGAAACTGGTGGCCGACGGCACCATTCCCGCCGACCGGCTGATCAGCAAGGTCGTGCCGCTCACCCAGGCACCCGCCGCCTTCGAGGCGCTGGAGGGTGGCGGCGACGTGATGAAGATCCTCGTGGACTGCACCGACGACGCCCAGGGAGCCGCCGTATGA
- a CDS encoding SDR family NAD(P)-dependent oxidoreductase: protein MTAFDLTGRLAVVTGARRGIGRAMARALAGAGADVIGVSASLEESGSAVEKDVVAAGRTFEAIRTDFADPEAVRALGADLAGRERPVDVLVNNAGTIRRAPAAEHTDADWELVLQVNLNAQFALTRAVGAAMVARGQGKVIFTASLLSFQGGITVPGYTAAKHGIAGLTKALANEWAPHGVNVNAIAPGYIATDNTQALQDDPVRSKAILDRIPAARWGSADDLAGATMFLASDAAAYVHGVVLPVDGGWLGR, encoded by the coding sequence ATGACCGCCTTCGACCTCACCGGACGGCTCGCCGTCGTCACCGGAGCCCGGCGAGGCATCGGACGGGCCATGGCCCGCGCGCTCGCCGGGGCCGGCGCGGACGTCATCGGCGTCAGCGCCTCCCTGGAGGAGTCCGGCAGCGCGGTGGAAAAGGATGTCGTCGCCGCAGGCCGCACATTCGAGGCCATCCGCACCGACTTCGCGGACCCCGAGGCGGTACGGGCCCTGGGCGCGGACCTCGCCGGGCGCGAACGCCCGGTGGACGTCCTGGTCAACAACGCGGGCACGATCCGCCGCGCCCCGGCCGCTGAACACACCGACGCCGACTGGGAGTTGGTGCTCCAGGTCAATCTCAACGCGCAGTTCGCGCTAACCCGCGCGGTCGGCGCGGCGATGGTCGCCCGCGGCCAGGGGAAGGTCATCTTCACCGCATCGCTGCTCAGCTTCCAGGGCGGCATCACCGTGCCCGGCTACACCGCCGCCAAGCACGGCATCGCGGGCCTGACCAAAGCGCTGGCCAACGAGTGGGCCCCGCACGGTGTGAACGTCAACGCCATCGCCCCCGGCTACATCGCCACCGACAACACCCAGGCCCTCCAGGACGACCCGGTGCGCAGCAAGGCGATCCTGGACCGCATCCCGGCCGCGCGCTGGGGCAGCGCCGACGACCTCGCGGGCGCCACCATGTTCCTGGCCTCCGACGCGGCCGCCTACGTCCACGGCGTAGTCCTGCCCGTCGACGGCGGATGGCTCGGCCGATGA
- the eda gene encoding bifunctional 4-hydroxy-2-oxoglutarate aldolase/2-dehydro-3-deoxy-phosphogluconate aldolase, with protein MSDVDLACVLDGARVMPVLTVRDAATAGPLADALAAGGARCAEVTFRTPDAEQVLKTMASRGRLAVGAGTVLTPEQAERAVAAGARFVVSPGFDEEVVAKCGELGVPVVPGIATATELMCALKAGLDTVKLFPAEPLGGVPMLRALAAPFPQVRFVPTGGIDARRLPAYLTDPAVLAVGGSWMGTVAHLERGEYGEIRRLTAEAVHGSAT; from the coding sequence ATGAGTGACGTAGACCTGGCCTGCGTGCTGGACGGCGCCCGTGTCATGCCGGTGCTGACTGTGCGCGACGCCGCCACGGCCGGCCCGTTGGCCGACGCGCTCGCCGCGGGCGGCGCCCGGTGCGCAGAGGTCACCTTCCGCACCCCCGACGCCGAACAGGTCCTCAAGACCATGGCCTCCCGCGGAAGACTGGCCGTCGGCGCCGGCACGGTCCTCACGCCCGAGCAGGCCGAGCGGGCCGTGGCGGCCGGGGCCCGCTTCGTGGTTTCGCCCGGCTTCGACGAGGAGGTTGTCGCGAAGTGCGGTGAGCTGGGGGTCCCGGTCGTGCCGGGCATCGCCACCGCCACCGAGCTGATGTGCGCCCTGAAGGCAGGCCTCGACACCGTCAAGCTCTTCCCGGCCGAGCCGCTCGGCGGCGTCCCGATGCTGCGCGCGCTCGCAGCGCCCTTCCCCCAGGTACGGTTCGTGCCGACGGGCGGCATCGACGCCCGTCGTCTGCCCGCCTATCTCACCGACCCGGCGGTCCTCGCCGTCGGCGGCAGCTGGATGGGCACCGTTGCCCATCTGGAGCGGGGCGAGTACGGGGAGATCCGCCGGCTGACCGCCGAGGCCGTGCACGGGAGCGCGACGTGA
- a CDS encoding sugar kinase has protein sequence MTDVVALGEVMLRFDPGEGRIRTARTLQVWEGGGEYNVVRGLRRCFGLRTAVVTALADNEVGRLVEDLILQGGVDTSLIRWVPADGIGRGVRIGLNFVERGFGIRGALGVSDRAHTAVSQLRKGDIDWDAIFSAGVRWFHTGGIFAGLSDTTVDVADEAMASARRHGVTVSYDPNYRPSLWAGRGGADRAREVDVQLTRHADVVVGALGLAGPYPGAVRIGADEVQDALVEVAGLLPQAEVLATTLRHVPSAGVNDWSSAAWSARTGFVRGPQMSGLHVLDRIGSGDGFAAGLIYGLLTACGEEDGPAAAATPLAHLDVAALSRALAYGTAHGALTMTTPGDVSMASLAEVEALMAGGSAAVRR, from the coding sequence GTGACCGACGTGGTGGCACTCGGTGAGGTGATGCTCCGCTTCGATCCGGGCGAGGGCAGGATCCGCACCGCCCGCACTCTCCAGGTCTGGGAAGGCGGCGGGGAGTACAACGTCGTGCGCGGACTGCGCCGCTGCTTCGGCCTGCGCACCGCCGTCGTCACCGCCCTCGCCGACAACGAGGTCGGCCGGCTGGTCGAGGACCTGATCCTGCAGGGCGGCGTCGACACGTCACTGATCCGCTGGGTGCCCGCGGACGGCATCGGCCGCGGGGTGCGCATCGGACTGAACTTCGTCGAGCGGGGCTTTGGCATCCGGGGCGCACTGGGCGTCAGCGACCGCGCGCACACGGCCGTCTCTCAGCTGCGCAAGGGGGACATCGACTGGGACGCCATCTTCTCGGCCGGAGTGCGGTGGTTCCACACCGGCGGCATCTTCGCCGGCCTGTCCGACACCACCGTGGACGTCGCCGACGAAGCCATGGCGTCCGCCCGCCGCCACGGCGTCACCGTCTCCTACGACCCCAACTACCGCCCCAGCCTCTGGGCCGGCCGCGGCGGCGCCGACCGGGCCCGCGAGGTCGACGTACAGCTCACCCGCCACGCCGATGTCGTCGTGGGCGCCTTGGGCCTGGCCGGGCCGTACCCGGGTGCGGTACGCATCGGGGCGGACGAGGTGCAAGACGCCCTCGTCGAAGTGGCCGGGCTCCTGCCTCAGGCCGAGGTCCTCGCTACAACGCTGCGTCACGTGCCCTCCGCCGGGGTCAACGACTGGTCCTCCGCGGCCTGGTCGGCCCGTACCGGATTCGTCCGTGGCCCGCAGATGTCCGGCTTGCACGTCCTCGACCGCATCGGCTCGGGTGACGGCTTCGCAGCCGGCCTGATCTACGGACTGCTGACCGCCTGCGGGGAAGAGGACGGACCGGCGGCCGCTGCCACACCCTTGGCGCACCTCGACGTCGCCGCGCTGAGCCGCGCCCTCGCCTACGGGACCGCGCACGGGGCCCTCACCATGACCACCCCCGGCGACGTGTCCATGGCCTCGCTCGCCGAGGTGGAGGCGCTGATGGCAGGCGGCTCGGCCGCCGTCAGAAGGTGA
- a CDS encoding aldo/keto reductase — MGRRKIGSTPVELTELGFGASVIGNLYKATPAQDAQAAIEAAWDAGIRYFDTAPHYGLGLSERRLGAALRDRSRDTYVISSKVGRLLVPNEHPRGTDDEGFVVRDDLRRQWDFSRDGVLRSIEDTLERTGLERLDVVYLHDPDAHWRQAAEKAMPALAELRDQGVIGAIGAGMNQSAMLARFLRETAADVVMLAGRYTLLDQSALDDVLPAAHELGKSVVAVGVFNSGLLSRDRPAEGMKYDYQEAPSALVTRARAIAEVCARHGTTLPAAAVAFPYSHPSVINVTLGMRTAQQVARNVELHRQHIPEGLWDDLRDRGLIRSDVPRANESGR; from the coding sequence ATGGGGCGCCGGAAGATCGGGAGCACCCCTGTCGAGCTCACCGAGCTCGGCTTCGGGGCCTCCGTCATCGGCAACCTCTACAAGGCCACCCCGGCGCAGGACGCGCAGGCCGCGATCGAGGCGGCGTGGGACGCGGGCATCCGCTACTTCGACACCGCACCGCACTACGGCCTCGGCCTCTCCGAGCGGCGCCTGGGCGCCGCACTGCGGGACCGGTCGCGTGACACCTACGTCATCTCCTCCAAGGTCGGCCGTCTGCTCGTCCCCAACGAGCACCCGCGTGGCACCGACGACGAGGGCTTCGTCGTACGCGATGACCTGCGCCGACAGTGGGACTTCAGCCGGGACGGGGTCCTGCGGTCCATCGAGGACACGCTGGAACGAACGGGACTGGAACGCCTGGACGTCGTCTACCTGCACGATCCCGACGCCCACTGGCGGCAGGCCGCCGAGAAGGCCATGCCGGCTCTGGCGGAACTGCGCGACCAGGGGGTGATCGGCGCGATCGGCGCCGGCATGAACCAGTCGGCCATGCTCGCCCGCTTCCTGCGCGAGACCGCTGCCGACGTGGTCATGCTGGCCGGTCGCTACACCCTCCTCGACCAGTCGGCACTGGACGACGTCCTTCCCGCCGCACACGAACTCGGCAAGAGCGTGGTGGCCGTCGGCGTGTTCAACTCGGGACTGCTTTCCCGCGACCGGCCCGCCGAGGGCATGAAGTACGACTACCAAGAGGCTCCTTCGGCCCTGGTGACCCGCGCCAGGGCGATCGCCGAGGTCTGCGCGAGGCACGGTACGACATTGCCCGCGGCAGCGGTCGCGTTCCCGTACAGCCATCCCAGCGTCATCAACGTCACCCTCGGCATGCGCACCGCGCAGCAGGTCGCACGGAACGTGGAACTCCACCGTCAGCACATCCCCGAAGGTCTCTGGGACGATCTCCGCGACCGGGGGCTGATCAGGTCGGACGTGCCCCGGGCGAACGAGTCCGGGCGGTGA